The following are from one region of the Nicotiana tabacum cultivar K326 chromosome 3, ASM71507v2, whole genome shotgun sequence genome:
- the LOC107767140 gene encoding uncharacterized protein LOC107767140 isoform X1 yields the protein MGVVIERDVWEPNPTMYLFIFVSCCLSVFCLPIKSNSGGRSSSVFDHAPPSSFIRFQRRFLLLFSLSSVMEGLWEVFGEYEMAYNGISREQMIVSLCLGYVAALFGGIFLGMLSDLIGQKKVCLLFCSLHLFIAIWKRVTADPSVWLASICLSLASMIFFFNFETGMVVEHDKLGQRQDLMNDMFWLMTFAESASFIGSQVLGNWLIGGNGKRSMLSPSGAVVVLAFIALIHVSRRWKEDPKSTSLKDYHSKFHTYILSDRRIWLLSWAQASVHFSVSVFWILWAPTIVADGREVLLGLIYPCLLGAKMLGSTAFPWFFNGPLLLRTEDCLVYAFVVMGFVMSIVAYDYQEIKVLVMLFSIFHACMGLVLPSFARLRTMYVPNELRGGMMSLSLAPSNALVLFFLVQRGCYLNIENLTMIAAAALGLFSAAGCMYMLKRLGKQPHQNWHKL from the exons ATGGGCGTAGTAATTGAGAGGGATGTGTGGGAGCCAAATCCAACAATGTATTTATTCATATTCGTATCATGCTGCTTGTCCGTCTTCTGTTTGCCAATCAAATCCAATAGCGGCGGCAGAAGTTCTTCGGTCTTTGATCATGCCCCTCCCTCTTCTTTCATTCGTTTCCAAAGACGTTTCCTCCTCCTATTTTCTCTTTCTTCAG TTATGGAAGGCTTATGGGAAGTATTTGGAGAATATGAGATGGCATACAATGGCATTAGTAGGGAGCAGATGATTGTTTCTCTCTGTCTTGGATATGTAGCTGCTCTCTTTGGTGGTATTTTTCTAGGCATGCTCTCTGATTTGAT TGGCCAGAAAAAAGTCTGCTTGTTATTCTGCTCGCTGCACCTTTTTATTGCCATATGGAAGAGGGTAACTGCAGATCCAAGTGTTTGGCTTGCTAGCATCTGTCTCTCTCTTGCGTCAATGATTTTTTTCTTCAACTTTGAAACAGGGATGGTTGTTGAGCATGATAAG CTGGGACAGAGGCAAGACTTGATGAATGACATGTTTTGGTTAATGACTTTTGCTGAATCTGCATCTTTCATTGGAAGCCAAGTGCTTGGGAATTGGTTAATTGGTGGTAATGGAAAGAGAAGCATGCTTTCTCCTTCCGGTGCAGTTGTGGTGTTGGCTTTTATTGCTCTGATTCACGTTAGCCGGAGGTGGAAGGAAGATCCAAAATCAACTAGTCTTAAGGATTATCACTCTAAATTTCATACATATATACTCAGTG ATAGAAGGATATGGCTTTTGTCATGGGCACAAGCTTCTGTTCACTTCTCCGTTTCAGTTTTTTGGATCCTTTGGGCTCCGACCATTGTG GCAGATGGCAGAGAGGTTCTGTTAGGTTTAATATATCCGTGTTTGCTCGGCGCTAAGATGCTAGGAAGCACTGCATTTCCGTGGTTCTTCAATGGACCTTTATTACTTCGAACAGAGGACTGCTTAGTGTATGCTTTTGTTGTTATGGGATTCGTCATGTCCATCGTAGCTTATGATTATCAG GAAATAAAAGTTCTTGTGATGCTATTCTCAATATTTCATGCTTGCATGGGACTGGTTTTGCCTTCATTTGCCAGATTGAGAACCAT GTACGTGCCTAATGAACTTCGCGGAGGAATGATGAGTTTATCTCTTGCTCCTTCAAATGCTCTCGTGTTATTTTTTCTAGTGCAG AGAGGTTGCTACCTGAATATTGAAAATTTAACCATGATAGCAGCTGCTGCACTTGGTCTCTTTTCCGCTGCTGGATGCATGTATATGTTGAAGCGGCTGGGAAAGCAACCACACCAGAACTGGCATAAGTTGTGA
- the LOC107767140 gene encoding uncharacterized protein LOC107767140 isoform X2, protein MGVVIERDVWEPNPTMYLFIFVSCCLSVFCLPIKSNSGGRSSSVFDHAPPSSFIRFQRRFLLLFSLSSVMEGLWEVFGEYEMAYNGISREQMIVSLCLGYVAALFGGIFLGMLSDLIGQKKVCLLFCSLHLFIAIWKRVTADPSVWLASICLSLASMIFFFNFETGMVVEHDKLGQRQDLMNDMFWLMTFAESASFIGSQVLGNWLIGGNGKRSMLSPSGAVVVLAFIALIHVSRRWKEDPKSTSLKDYHSKFHTYILSDRRIWLLSWAQASVHFSVSVFWILWAPTIVADGREVLLGLIYPCLLGAKMLGSTAFPWFFNGPLLLRTEDCLVYAFVVMGFVMSIVAYDYQEIKVLVMLFSIFHACMGLVLPSFARLRTMYVPNELRGGMMSLSLAPSNALVLFFLVQVHLVCSKTR, encoded by the exons ATGGGCGTAGTAATTGAGAGGGATGTGTGGGAGCCAAATCCAACAATGTATTTATTCATATTCGTATCATGCTGCTTGTCCGTCTTCTGTTTGCCAATCAAATCCAATAGCGGCGGCAGAAGTTCTTCGGTCTTTGATCATGCCCCTCCCTCTTCTTTCATTCGTTTCCAAAGACGTTTCCTCCTCCTATTTTCTCTTTCTTCAG TTATGGAAGGCTTATGGGAAGTATTTGGAGAATATGAGATGGCATACAATGGCATTAGTAGGGAGCAGATGATTGTTTCTCTCTGTCTTGGATATGTAGCTGCTCTCTTTGGTGGTATTTTTCTAGGCATGCTCTCTGATTTGAT TGGCCAGAAAAAAGTCTGCTTGTTATTCTGCTCGCTGCACCTTTTTATTGCCATATGGAAGAGGGTAACTGCAGATCCAAGTGTTTGGCTTGCTAGCATCTGTCTCTCTCTTGCGTCAATGATTTTTTTCTTCAACTTTGAAACAGGGATGGTTGTTGAGCATGATAAG CTGGGACAGAGGCAAGACTTGATGAATGACATGTTTTGGTTAATGACTTTTGCTGAATCTGCATCTTTCATTGGAAGCCAAGTGCTTGGGAATTGGTTAATTGGTGGTAATGGAAAGAGAAGCATGCTTTCTCCTTCCGGTGCAGTTGTGGTGTTGGCTTTTATTGCTCTGATTCACGTTAGCCGGAGGTGGAAGGAAGATCCAAAATCAACTAGTCTTAAGGATTATCACTCTAAATTTCATACATATATACTCAGTG ATAGAAGGATATGGCTTTTGTCATGGGCACAAGCTTCTGTTCACTTCTCCGTTTCAGTTTTTTGGATCCTTTGGGCTCCGACCATTGTG GCAGATGGCAGAGAGGTTCTGTTAGGTTTAATATATCCGTGTTTGCTCGGCGCTAAGATGCTAGGAAGCACTGCATTTCCGTGGTTCTTCAATGGACCTTTATTACTTCGAACAGAGGACTGCTTAGTGTATGCTTTTGTTGTTATGGGATTCGTCATGTCCATCGTAGCTTATGATTATCAG GAAATAAAAGTTCTTGTGATGCTATTCTCAATATTTCATGCTTGCATGGGACTGGTTTTGCCTTCATTTGCCAGATTGAGAACCAT GTACGTGCCTAATGAACTTCGCGGAGGAATGATGAGTTTATCTCTTGCTCCTTCAAATGCTCTCGTGTTATTTTTTCTAGTGCAG GTACATCTTGTGTGCTCTAAAACCCGTTAA
- the LOC107767141 gene encoding uncharacterized protein LOC107767141 isoform X2 — MVFFQELLFTLGLSLLFYAIIVKLHPHSFMQGRYYSWSLQSSVTAVPSRSKNDASKKSAYYIKDLARRNDQKSKELRVKKVVEENPMEDVGIFGTAVLEEKMKKNEQEVSKEEGETYVKQNVGGDHDNGVKEKVSDKSCYVAPKFREFEIGSLYYVEEIPEELEFQEIENNPSEKDGVAKEGAGNLEKQDVLVEEDDKGLLEDWEGIERTDLEKQFGAAVVFVDSKKNDEVLDNELKMKLYGLHKIATEGPCYGPQPMPFKLSARAKWSSWHRLGDMSREKAMEKYVALLSDRVAEWKIDKTDVNYELISRDIETSQDRRHFCTSFSVKMKEL, encoded by the exons ATGGTTTTCTTTCAAGAACTCCTCTTCACTTTAGGACTCTCGTTGCTTTTTTATGCCATAATTGTCAAGCTGCATCCGCATAGTTTCATGCAAGGTAGATACTATAGTTGGAGTCTTCAGTCTAGTGTCACAGCTGTCCCGTCTAGGTCAAAAAATGACGCTAGTAAGAAAAGTGCTTACTATATCAAAGACTTAGCAAGAAGGAATGATCAGAAAAGCAAAGAATTGAGGGTCAAAAAAGTTGTCGAGGAAAATCCTATGGAGGATGTTGGCATATTTGGAACTGCAGTATtagaagaaaagatgaagaaaaatgaACAAGAAGTGTCAAAGGAAGAAGGTGAGACATACGTTAAACAAAATGTCGGTGGTGATCATGACAACGGGGTGAAAGAGAAAGTAAGTGACAAAAGTTGTTATGTGGCCCCGAAATTTCGGGAATTTGAAATTGGGTCCCTGTATTATGTTGAAGAAATTCCAGAGGAACTTGAATTTCAAGAAATTGAGAACAACCCAAGTGAGAAAGATGGGGTGGCAAAGGAGGGAGCTGGAAATTTAGAAAAGCAAGATGTATTAGTGGAGGAAGATGACAAGGGGTTATTAGAAGATTGGGAAGGTATAGAGAGAACAGATTTGGAAAAGCAATTCGGTGCAGCGGTGGTATTTGttgattccaaaaagaatgatgaAGTTCTTGACAATGAGTTGAAGATGAAGCTTTATGGGCTTCACAAGATAGCCACTGAGGGGCCGTGTTATGGACCGCAGCCGATGCCGTTCAAGCTTTCAGCTCGTGCAAAATG GAGCTCTTGGCACAGGCTAGGAGATATGAGTAGGGAGAAGGCTATGGAAAAGTATGTAGCCCTTCTCTCAGATAGAGTTGCAGAATGGAAGATAGATAAGACTGAT GTTAACTATGAACTGATTTCTCGAGACATTGAAACATCTCAGGATAGACGGCACTTCTGCACAAGTTTCTCGGTTAAGATGAAAG AATTATAA
- the LOC107767141 gene encoding uncharacterized protein LOC107767141 isoform X1 — protein MVFFQELLFTLGLSLLFYAIIVKLHPHSFMQGRYYSWSLQSSVTAVPSRSKNDASKKSAYYIKDLARRNDQKSKELRVKKVVEENPMEDVGIFGTAVLEEKMKKNEQEVSKEEGETYVKQNVGGDHDNGVKEKVSDKSCYVAPKFREFEIGSLYYVEEIPEELEFQEIENNPSEKDGVAKEGAGNLEKQDVLVEEDDKGLLEDWEGIERTDLEKQFGAAVVFVDSKKNDEVLDNELKMKLYGLHKIATEGPCYGPQPMPFKLSARAKWSSWHRLGDMSREKAMEKYVALLSDRVAEWKIDKTDVNYELISRDIETSQDRRHFCTSFSVKMKAFQTGTYEWDQ, from the exons ATGGTTTTCTTTCAAGAACTCCTCTTCACTTTAGGACTCTCGTTGCTTTTTTATGCCATAATTGTCAAGCTGCATCCGCATAGTTTCATGCAAGGTAGATACTATAGTTGGAGTCTTCAGTCTAGTGTCACAGCTGTCCCGTCTAGGTCAAAAAATGACGCTAGTAAGAAAAGTGCTTACTATATCAAAGACTTAGCAAGAAGGAATGATCAGAAAAGCAAAGAATTGAGGGTCAAAAAAGTTGTCGAGGAAAATCCTATGGAGGATGTTGGCATATTTGGAACTGCAGTATtagaagaaaagatgaagaaaaatgaACAAGAAGTGTCAAAGGAAGAAGGTGAGACATACGTTAAACAAAATGTCGGTGGTGATCATGACAACGGGGTGAAAGAGAAAGTAAGTGACAAAAGTTGTTATGTGGCCCCGAAATTTCGGGAATTTGAAATTGGGTCCCTGTATTATGTTGAAGAAATTCCAGAGGAACTTGAATTTCAAGAAATTGAGAACAACCCAAGTGAGAAAGATGGGGTGGCAAAGGAGGGAGCTGGAAATTTAGAAAAGCAAGATGTATTAGTGGAGGAAGATGACAAGGGGTTATTAGAAGATTGGGAAGGTATAGAGAGAACAGATTTGGAAAAGCAATTCGGTGCAGCGGTGGTATTTGttgattccaaaaagaatgatgaAGTTCTTGACAATGAGTTGAAGATGAAGCTTTATGGGCTTCACAAGATAGCCACTGAGGGGCCGTGTTATGGACCGCAGCCGATGCCGTTCAAGCTTTCAGCTCGTGCAAAATG GAGCTCTTGGCACAGGCTAGGAGATATGAGTAGGGAGAAGGCTATGGAAAAGTATGTAGCCCTTCTCTCAGATAGAGTTGCAGAATGGAAGATAGATAAGACTGAT GTTAACTATGAACTGATTTCTCGAGACATTGAAACATCTCAGGATAGACGGCACTTCTGCACAAGTTTCTCGGTTAAGATGAAAG CTTTCCAGACTGGTACCTATGAATGGGACCAATGA